One Weissella coleopterorum DNA segment encodes these proteins:
- a CDS encoding LytTR family DNA-binding domain-containing protein, with protein sequence MKFNFKANNDAVDWFITLEADADQSEADHFLNYLSEYKHYEIMITNRTNGRQALINLQDIIAVQVNRNNLEIITVDAHYEIRSSLTQFIHKLNHDFIQISQSSVIQLSKLTEVKSNWGNAMAVLDNGVEIEISRRYLTKLKNRLEESSW encoded by the coding sequence ATGATGCTGTTGATTGGTTTATTACATTGGAAGCTGACGCAGATCAAAGTGAAGCCGATCATTTTTTAAATTATCTATCAGAATATAAGCATTATGAAATAATGATCACAAATCGTACCAATGGCCGGCAAGCATTGATTAATTTACAAGATATTATTGCAGTTCAAGTTAATCGAAATAACCTTGAAATTATTACTGTTGATGCTCATTATGAAATCAGAAGTAGTCTCACGCAGTTCATTCATAAACTTAATCACGATTTTATACAAATTAGTCAATCGTCAGTAATTCAGTTAAGTAAGTTAACTGAAGTTAAGAGCAATTGGGGAAACGCTATGGCTGTTTTAGACAATGGTGTAGAAATTGAAATTTCTCGTCGCTACTTAACCAAATTGAAAAATCGGCTGGAGGAAAGCTCATGGTAA
- a CDS encoding DUF3021 family protein encodes MVNNYKALVLRHVLVGMIFGAFSQMLYSILTGYIFPNRQSLIWLLLFSGLVGLTTLIFDLFERWPKALIYLIHFGVVSLLALVFNFNGSWFDPLAVGQVLIITFIIYLLNIFLSIYLFKKKIFNINKLLNDQLK; translated from the coding sequence ATGGTAAATAATTATAAAGCACTAGTATTACGCCATGTTTTAGTGGGGATGATTTTTGGCGCTTTTTCTCAAATGCTATATAGCATTTTAACGGGGTATATTTTTCCAAATCGGCAGAGTCTAATTTGGCTGTTATTATTTAGTGGGCTAGTCGGACTAACAACTTTAATTTTTGATCTATTTGAGAGGTGGCCTAAAGCATTAATTTATTTAATTCATTTTGGAGTAGTAAGTTTATTAGCTCTGGTTTTTAATTTTAATGGCAGTTGGTTTGATCCATTAGCGGTCGGGCAGGTATTAATAATAACTTTTATCATATATTTACTTAATATCTTTCTATCAATCTATCTCTTCAAGAAAAAAATATTTAATATTAATAAATTATTAAACGATCAACTAAAG